A single Carnobacterium alterfunditum DSM 5972 DNA region contains:
- the rplF gene encoding 50S ribosomal protein L6, translating into MSRIGNKTITIPEGVTVTRNEDIVTVKGPKGELSRSFSPVITMNVEDNEINFSRPNDLKVNRALHGTMRANLNNMIVGVTVGFEKTLELVGVGYRAQIQGEKLVLNVGYSHPVEFIPEAGITVEVPANTKVVVKGTNKEKVGALAANIRSMRPPEPYKGKGIRYSDEVVRRKEGKTGK; encoded by the coding sequence ATGAGCCGTATAGGTAATAAAACAATCACTATCCCTGAAGGCGTAACGGTTACTCGTAATGAGGACATCGTTACCGTTAAGGGACCAAAAGGTGAATTGAGTCGTTCTTTCAGCCCGGTTATCACAATGAATGTAGAAGACAACGAAATTAACTTCTCTCGTCCAAATGACTTGAAAGTAAATCGTGCACTACATGGCACAATGCGTGCTAATTTAAACAACATGATTGTTGGTGTAACTGTTGGTTTTGAAAAAACATTAGAATTAGTTGGTGTTGGTTACCGCGCACAAATACAAGGTGAAAAACTTGTATTGAACGTTGGTTACTCTCATCCTGTAGAATTTATTCCAGAAGCTGGAATAACTGTTGAAGTTCCTGCAAATACTAAAGTAGTAGTTAAAGGAACGAACAAAGAGAAAGTTGGCGCTTTAGCTGCTAACATTCGTAGTATGCGTCCACCTGAACCTTACAAAGGTAAAGGAATTCGTTATTCTGACGAAGTTGTACGTCGTAAAGAAGGTAAAACAGGTAAATAA
- the rplX gene encoding 50S ribosomal protein L24, whose amino-acid sequence MYIKTGDKVKVITGKDKGTEAVVLKAFPKKDRVIVEGVNVMKKHQKPNSANPQGGIIEMEAPIHVSNVMLIDASTGEPTRVGFKVEEGKKVRISKKTGEVLDK is encoded by the coding sequence ATGTACATTAAAACAGGTGATAAAGTAAAAGTTATTACTGGCAAAGACAAAGGGACCGAAGCTGTTGTATTAAAAGCTTTTCCTAAAAAAGATCGTGTAATCGTAGAAGGCGTTAATGTTATGAAAAAACATCAAAAACCTAATTCAGCGAATCCACAAGGTGGAATCATTGAAATGGAAGCCCCTATACACGTTTCGAATGTTATGCTTATAGATGCTTCAACTGGCGAACCAACTCGTGTTGGCTTTAAAGTAGAAGAAGGTAAAAAAGTACGTATTTCTAAAAAAACCGGTGAAGTTTTAGATAAATAA
- the rpsH gene encoding 30S ribosomal protein S8 yields MVMTDPIADFLTRVRNANQARHESLEAPASKIKKDIANILKREGFIKNVEYMEDDKQGIIRVFLKYGKDNERVITGLKRISKPGLRVYAKAGEVPKVLNGLGIAIVSTSEGVITDKEARTKNIGGEIIAYVW; encoded by the coding sequence ATGGTCATGACAGATCCGATTGCAGATTTTTTAACTCGCGTACGTAATGCTAACCAAGCACGTCACGAGTCATTAGAAGCACCTGCATCAAAAATTAAAAAAGACATTGCTAACATTTTGAAACGTGAAGGTTTTATTAAAAACGTTGAATACATGGAAGATGACAAACAAGGCATCATCCGCGTTTTCTTAAAATACGGAAAAGATAACGAACGTGTTATCACAGGATTGAAACGTATCTCTAAACCAGGTTTGCGCGTTTACGCTAAAGCTGGCGAAGTACCTAAAGTTCTTAACGGACTTGGTATTGCGATCGTATCAACTTCTGAAGGTGTTATTACAGATAAAGAAGCAAGAACAAAAAATATCGGTGGCGAAATAATCGCTTACGTTTGGTAA
- the rpmD gene encoding 50S ribosomal protein L30: protein MANLEITLKRSIIGRPQNQRDTVKALGLKKINSTVVKPANEAIVGMVKTISHLVDVKEV, encoded by the coding sequence ATGGCTAATTTAGAAATCACTTTAAAACGTAGCATTATCGGACGTCCTCAAAACCAAAGAGATACAGTTAAAGCTCTTGGCTTGAAAAAAATCAACAGTACTGTAGTTAAACCTGCCAACGAAGCTATTGTTGGTATGGTAAAGACAATCTCACATTTAGTTGACGTTAAAGAAGTATGA
- the rplN gene encoding 50S ribosomal protein L14, which translates to MIQTESRLRVADNSGAREVLTIKVLGGSGRKTANIGDVIVCTVKHATPGGVVKKGEVVRAVIVRTKSGARRADGSYIKFDENACVIIRDDKSPRGTRIFGPVARELRDNNFMKIVSLAPEVL; encoded by the coding sequence GTGATCCAAACAGAAAGTCGTTTGAGAGTTGCAGATAACTCAGGAGCTCGTGAAGTCTTAACTATTAAAGTTTTAGGCGGATCAGGCCGTAAAACTGCTAACATTGGTGATGTTATTGTTTGTACTGTAAAACATGCAACACCAGGTGGCGTTGTCAAAAAAGGTGAAGTCGTTCGTGCAGTTATCGTTCGTACTAAATCAGGAGCTCGTCGTGCAGATGGTTCATACATTAAATTTGATGAAAATGCATGTGTAATCATCCGTGACGATAAGAGCCCACGTGGAACTCGTATCTTTGGACCAGTTGCTCGCGAATTGCGTGACAACAACTTCATGAAGATCGTTTCACTTGCTCCAGAAGTTCTTTAA
- the rplO gene encoding 50S ribosomal protein L15: protein MKLHELQPAEGSRKVRNRVGRGTSSGNGKTSGRGQKGQNSRSGGGVRLGFEGGQTPLFRRVPKRGFTNINRKEFAVVNLDALNRFEDGTIVTPALFIETKVVKSEKSGIKVLGNGKVERKLTVQASKFSKAAKEAIEAAGGSIEVI, encoded by the coding sequence ATGAAACTTCATGAATTACAACCCGCAGAAGGATCTCGTAAAGTGCGTAATCGCGTTGGACGTGGGACTTCATCAGGTAACGGTAAAACATCAGGTCGTGGCCAAAAAGGACAAAACTCTCGTTCAGGTGGTGGCGTACGTTTAGGATTTGAAGGTGGACAAACACCATTATTCCGTCGTGTACCAAAACGTGGATTTACAAATATCAATCGTAAAGAATTTGCTGTTGTGAATCTTGATGCTCTAAACCGCTTCGAAGATGGAACAATCGTAACACCAGCATTATTCATAGAAACAAAAGTTGTCAAATCTGAAAAATCAGGGATTAAAGTTTTGGGTAATGGTAAAGTTGAACGTAAACTTACTGTTCAAGCAAGCAAATTCTCCAAAGCAGCTAAAGAAGCTATTGAAGCTGCTGGTGGTTCAATTGAGGTGATCTAA
- the rpsE gene encoding 30S ribosomal protein S5 — protein MVYIDPTHLELEDRVVSINRVTKVVKGGRRLRFAAIVVVGDKNGHVGFGTGKAQEVPEAIRKAIEDAKKNLIVVPMVDTTIPHAVIGRYSGGNIIIKPAVAGSGVSAGGPVRAVLELAGVADVTSKSLGSSTPINMIRATVDGLLQLKRVEDVAKLRGKTVEEIIG, from the coding sequence ATGGTTTACATCGATCCAACACATTTGGAATTAGAAGATCGTGTCGTTTCAATCAATCGCGTAACTAAAGTTGTAAAAGGTGGACGTCGTTTACGTTTTGCTGCTATTGTTGTTGTCGGAGATAAAAACGGACACGTAGGTTTCGGTACTGGTAAAGCACAAGAAGTACCAGAAGCTATCCGTAAAGCAATTGAAGATGCTAAGAAGAATCTTATTGTAGTACCTATGGTTGATACTACGATTCCTCACGCAGTTATTGGTCGTTATAGCGGCGGTAACATCATAATCAAACCTGCTGTTGCCGGTTCTGGAGTTTCTGCTGGTGGTCCCGTACGTGCCGTATTGGAATTAGCTGGAGTTGCAGACGTAACAAGCAAATCATTAGGTTCAAGTACACCAATCAATATGATTCGTGCAACTGTTGATGGCCTACTACAATTGAAACGCGTTGAAGATGTTGCAAAACTTCGCGGTAAAACTGTAGAAGAAATTATAGGATAA
- a CDS encoding type Z 30S ribosomal protein S14, whose translation MAKKSLIAKNKRPAKFSTQAYTRCERCGRPHSVYRKFKLCRICVRELAYKGQIPGMKKASW comes from the coding sequence GTGGCTAAAAAATCACTAATTGCTAAAAACAAACGCCCTGCTAAATTCTCAACTCAAGCATATACTCGTTGTGAACGCTGTGGACGCCCACACTCAGTTTACCGCAAATTTAAACTTTGCCGTATTTGCGTCCGTGAACTTGCCTATAAAGGACAAATTCCAGGCATGAAAAAAGCAAGCTGGTAA
- the rplE gene encoding 50S ribosomal protein L5 yields MNRLKEKYIKEVTPSMVEKFGYKSIMQTPQVNKIVINMGVGDAVSNAKNLDKAVEELTVISGQKPLITKAKKSIAGFRLREGMPIGTKVTLRGDRMYDFLDKLVSVSLPRVRDFHGISNKSFDGRGNYTLGVKEQLIFPEVDYDKVDKTRGMDIVIVTTANTDEESRELLTQLGMPFQK; encoded by the coding sequence ATGAACCGCCTTAAAGAAAAGTATATCAAAGAAGTAACACCATCAATGGTAGAAAAATTTGGTTACAAATCAATCATGCAAACACCTCAAGTAAATAAAATCGTTATTAACATGGGTGTGGGTGATGCTGTATCAAATGCTAAAAACTTAGATAAAGCTGTTGAAGAATTAACAGTAATTTCTGGTCAAAAACCATTGATCACTAAAGCTAAAAAATCAATTGCTGGCTTCCGTTTACGCGAAGGTATGCCAATTGGAACTAAAGTAACACTACGTGGAGACAGAATGTACGATTTCTTAGATAAATTGGTTTCTGTTTCACTTCCTCGTGTACGTGATTTTCACGGAATAAGCAATAAATCTTTTGATGGACGAGGTAACTACACATTAGGAGTTAAAGAACAATTAATCTTCCCGGAAGTTGACTACGATAAAGTAGACAAAACTCGCGGAATGGACATTGTTATTGTAACTACTGCTAATACAGATGAAGAATCTCGTGAACTTTTAACACAACTTGGAATGCCATTCCAAAAATAA
- the rplR gene encoding 50S ribosomal protein L18: MITKPDKNKLRLKRHSRVRSKISGTAECPRLNVFRSNKNIYAQLIDDVAGVTLASASSLDKEVSGETKSAQASAVGTAIAKSAVEKGIKEVVFDRGGYLYHGRVQALAEAARENGLEF, from the coding sequence GTGATTACAAAACCAGACAAAAACAAACTACGTCTGAAAAGACATAGTCGTGTACGTTCTAAAATTTCTGGTACTGCAGAGTGCCCACGCTTAAACGTGTTCCGTTCTAATAAAAACATCTACGCTCAACTTATTGATGACGTAGCGGGTGTAACGCTAGCAAGTGCATCTTCATTAGACAAAGAAGTTTCAGGTGAAACAAAATCAGCACAAGCTTCAGCTGTTGGTACAGCTATCGCTAAAAGTGCTGTAGAAAAAGGTATTAAAGAAGTAGTCTTTGACCGTGGTGGATACCTTTACCATGGCCGTGTTCAAGCTTTAGCTGAAGCTGCACGCGAAAATGGACTAGAATTTTAA